Part of the Nitrospira sp. genome is shown below.
ACACCCAAGGCGATGTGACGCGCCTTTTTCTCACCCTTCCAGGCGTCCCACGTATAAAAATACATGTAGAGAACGATCGTTTCACCGATGAACAACAGCGGATACACCACCGCAAAGATGAGGAAGAAGTGATTGATGAGCCAGGTCGTAAACTGCGGATAGGTCGCAAGCAGCACGAAAATGAACAGGCCACCGGTCAACGCGGTCATACTATAGAGGATGACCGTCACCTTCGTGACTTCCTTCGCCAGTCGATCGTAGCGAGGATCCTGCTTGCGATAACCCAGCCATTCCGAAATCACCACGAAAATCGGGGCCCCCAGAATGAATCCTGCAAAGAGAATGTGGAGCTGAGCGACGATCCATACCGCCGTGCGATTCCCCGTATAGGGGAATTCCACAGGGGGCGCACTGGGAGCCTGGGCATAGGCCACTCCTCCCAATACCGCCACTAGCGCGAACATAACCAATAAACAGCGCTGCCAGATTTTCATGATGTCTCGCCGCTCCTCCTCATTCCAACCGATTGACCCGTGACTCGAACTACAAAGCAGGCGATCGTTACTTCACCTGATCCGCAGGCACCCAATCCTTCTTGTTGGCATCCCAGCCCTTGCCGGCCAAGCCGAAGGACCGCTCGAACGCCAGGATCTTCCATCGATCTTCTTCGGACAACTTGCTCTTCCACGGCTTCATCTTCGTGTTTGGCACACCTTCGGAAATGCGCCAGAACCAGACAGAGTCCGAATACATCTTCATGCGATCGCCATTGCGGAAGTCTCGCGCACCGGCCTTGACCGGCTTACCATCCTTGCCATGGCAGCTGGCGCAGTTGACATCAGGATTCTTCCCGCCGATGTATAACTCCTTCCCCTCTTCCAACACCTTCGGATCCGTCCACCAACCGGCAGGCATGTGCTTGTCGGCATATTCCGCGGGAGCAGGGGGTGGCGGAACAACCGGGCCCTCGCCGCCGCCTTCACCGCCACCGCCGCAACCAACCACACCGAACCCGAATCCGAGAATGCCGACCATCAGCGCCAATCTCTTCATGCCTGCCTGTTTCATAAAAGAACTCCCGCTCCTTTCTTCATGCCTGCACTCATTCAAGCGCGGACACCCATTACCATCGACAGAAAAAAAAGACGCTTCCCTGAGGCGCACGTCGCAGCCTCAGCAAAAGCGTCAAGACTCACAATACAACGAGGTCACGTTTGGACTTCCCCGCCTACTTCCTGCTATTCGATCCGGCGAGGAACAATGCCCCACGGACCGTGCCCTATTTCTGCCGCTTGCCCTGTCCCTTCCTTCGCCGTTGCTCGTCACGCATCCGCTTGCGGGAGATCTTTAGCCCAATCCATCCCACAATAGCAACAGCCGCAACCCCGAGCCCATACAACAACCACTGCGGAGGACCGAGATCGCGTTCGCACCCACTCCCGAAATCAACCCGAAGCTTTCGTTCGGTCTCCAGATCGTTCGGATCGAACTGGATCTTGAGATTTCTCTGCTCC
Proteins encoded:
- a CDS encoding c-type cytochrome translates to MKQAGMKRLALMVGILGFGFGVVGCGGGGEGGGEGPVVPPPPAPAEYADKHMPAGWWTDPKVLEEGKELYIGGKNPDVNCASCHGKDGKPVKAGARDFRNGDRMKMYSDSVWFWRISEGVPNTKMKPWKSKLSEEDRWKILAFERSFGLAGKGWDANKKDWVPADQVK